The Novipirellula artificiosorum genome segment TTCGTCTTCGATCGTCGGCGAGGAAGCATCGGCTCCGAGCTGCGCGCAACAACGCCGCGATGACGAAGAGTTGCGTGTGGGGCGCTCGGTTGAATGTGATTGGTTTGTTCATAATAAATTGGTAGGCAATCGGCGTGCCAAGTGGCATCCGCAGCTTGCGTCTTTATTGCAAACGGCCGTTTCGGCACAGAGATTGCACCTTTGAAATTGACCCTTGACTTCCTTCTCGCCGATTCGCTGACGATGCCAAATTCTGCCCCACCCAAACGATGCGTGATTGCTGACGATGTTCGTGCTTCGCGTGAGATCGTTGGCAAATGGCGTCGCGCGTGCGGGTTTGAGTGCCGAGTCGCGGAGAACGGCCAGGTCGCCTGGGAACTGATTAAAGAGCAGCCATCGGACCTGCTGGTGACCGACCTTGAGATGCCGGAACTGTGCGGACTTGAACTGCTAGAAAAGACTCGCCAAGCCGGCGATGAAAGCATCCGAAAAATGCCCGTTTTGGTGATGACAAGTCTTCACGATGGCCAGACGCTAAACATTGTCCAGCGGGCCTGCCACCCGACCGACTCGCGCGCAAAGATTGTGTCCCTTACGACAGCGGGAAAACGAAAGCTTCGTAAGCTGTGGAAGTGTCGTCAAACCATTCGCGACGATATGCAGGGGTGCATGACGCCTGATCAAGCGGATACACTGATTCCCCTGCATCAAAACATCGCTTCCACGCTCAATCAGGAAAAATTTCTTATTTTAGGGTCCATCCCTCACAAAAAGCCATTGCATGTCGCTACGTCCCAGTAGCGATAACCTATAATCACGTTTAATCAAAACTCTCGATGATGAAGATCTCAGTTCTCTATCAGTCAAACACAAAGAACACTCAGCGCATGGCGGAGTTGGTTGCTGGGGATGCGCAGCAACTTGACGATGCCGCAGTCCGGCTACCTAGCATTGACGAGGCCGACCACGCCGATCTGGATTGGTGCGACGGACTTGCACTCGGCTCACTGACCAACTACGACTGCGTCAGCTGGCAGATGAAACAATGGTGGGACCAGCAGCCGATTGAGAATTGGGGACAGCGAGACGGCAAAATTGGCTGTGCCTTTTCTTCTGCGGGGGCTTGGGGTGGCGGCCAAGAGTGGACGGCAAGTATGATTCATGGACGCAAAGAGGCGCATCCACTACAGCAGACTTATGAACGATTCAAAGATTTTGGCAAATAGCTCCAGCGTGATCACACAACCAACCGTTAATTTTTTCAACGACTCCTACTCGAAAGTCTCTCAATGTCTTCGTCCAACAAACTAAATCGACGTCACTTTTTGCAGGCCACATCCGCTGCTGCGGCGACCGGCGTTTTCGTAGGTTCCAGCAGTCTGTCTCGTGGCCAAGATTCACCGAATGAACGCCCCGTTTTCGCCACCATTGGGCTTCGGAACCAGGGGTGGACGATCACGGACAAATCGACCAAGTTTGCGGACTTCGCCGCCTTTGCCGACGTCGACGCCAATGTGCTTGGAGCGATCAATGAAAAGCTCGAAAAGAAAACCGGCAAGAAGGCCGACGGGTACAAAGACTACCGCGAGGTTCTCGATCGCGACGACATTGACGCGGTCATGATTGCGGCGCCAGATCATTGGCACACAAAGATCTCGGTCGAAGCGATGCTTGCCGGCAAGGACGTTTACTGCGAAAAACCGCTAACCTTGACAATCGACGAAGGCAAGTTGATCGAGAAAATTGTCAAGCAAACCGGACGTGTCTTCCAGGTCGGAACGATGCAGCGAACCGAATGCGATCATCGCTTCCTCAAAGCGATCGCGTTGATCCGAAACGGCCGGATTGGCGAGATCAAAAAGGTCACTTGTGGAATCAATGGTGCCACAGGCTCGCCGGTGATCCCGGCGATTGATGTTCCCGAAGGACTCGATTGGGATAGGTGGCTCGGCCCAGCGCCCAAAGTGCCATACCGTGCCTTGCCGGAGATGCGGAAAGGTTACGGTGGCGGTGTGCCGCTTTTTACCAATTGTCATTACGCATGGCGTAACTGGTATGAGTATTCCGGTGGTCAAATGAACGACTGGGGTGCCCACCATGTTGATATTGCGACCTGGGCTTTAGGTGCAAGCGATACCGGCCCGAGCAAGATCACACCCGTGAGCTATTCGCTACCGGTGAAATATGAGAATGGCTATCCGACCGTCAGCGATCAATACAATTCGCCAACCAATTTCGAGATCCACGTCAACATGCCCGGTGACATTCCGTTGATCATTACCAGCGAGGGCGACAATGGCATCTTGTTCGAAGGAACCAAGGGGCGCTTCTTTGTCAATCGCGGCAAGTTGACGGGCAAACCGGTCGAGGAGTTGGAAAGCAATCCTTTGCCTGAAGACGCAGTGGAAGAAGTCTACGGCGGCCCAGTCAGCGAGAATCACACTGCCAACTTCATCGCTGCGATGGGTGCTCGTAAGCAACCAATCTCCGATGTTTGGTCCCACAACCGGATGCTCGAGACGTGCCACTTGGCGAACATCTCGATCCGCCTGGGACGCGAACTGAATTGGGACCCAACCAAACGTGAGATCATCGGAGACGAACAAGCTAACGCATTTCTCTCACGCGTGAATCGCAAAGGCTACGAGACACGCATGTAGCTGAGATCGCTTATGCCTGTGCCATTCAGTTCCGTGCATGCATCAGTCTGACACGACGTCCACGAATCGGTGCGGTTTCGACACTGATTATGGGCTCCGCGTATTTGAGGATGTAAGGGAAAAAAATGGCGATCGTGGTAGGTCTGTTCACAGACTCCGACAACGTCCAGCTTGGGGCCAACACGCACGGAGTTCCAGGGCTGGTAAGCCGAATCCCAGCAATGGAAGTTGTCGTGGTGAACCCCCATGGCCATGAAGGAGCGAGCCCGGCATGGGAACATCATCATCCGCATTAGCCCGAATGAGTGAGGTTAAAACCAGCACTGCGGCGATGGCCAATCGCCTGCTCGGCTGACATGGAAATTTGATTGGTAATCGAGGATGTCTACTCATTCTCGTTCACTTTCGTTGGTGATTGAGACTTGATCTCCTCCCATTGGAAGCACGCACCGCCCTTGCGATCCGGTCGTGGTCCACTTGCAGAAACTTCCACCGAAGCTGGTTCTTTGGGAGATGTATTCAAATAGCGATGGTTGACGAGCGACATCAACATCGTGTCACCTCGCATCAGGTTGATCCACTGGAAGGTCTCTGCATCACGGGGCTTTGCATCCGCCAGATCCTTCAAAACCACACCGTCAGAGGATGCAGAAACGTATCGGTCTTTCGTTGCCTTTAACGCAACGCGTCCCAACCCCAGATCGACGACTTGGAACCGAAAACGGTCCTGGTTCGCATCCGCTGAATCCGCAGCGATGTTGACCAGCGAAGTGCCCTGAGAGTCCGCCGCCAAAAAACTGCCGTCGGCCCCGCTGGTTAAGGTGACGGTTTTTCCGAGCGGAATCGTGCGTTCGATACCCCGCGCACGCGGTTCTTGCACCGAGTAATTATCAAAGTCGGCGTAGCCACCAGGCTCGCCTGACGTGTTGAAA includes the following:
- a CDS encoding response regulator — its product is MPNSAPPKRCVIADDVRASREIVGKWRRACGFECRVAENGQVAWELIKEQPSDLLVTDLEMPELCGLELLEKTRQAGDESIRKMPVLVMTSLHDGQTLNIVQRACHPTDSRAKIVSLTTAGKRKLRKLWKCRQTIRDDMQGCMTPDQADTLIPLHQNIASTLNQEKFLILGSIPHKKPLHVATSQ
- a CDS encoding flavodoxin family protein — translated: MMKISVLYQSNTKNTQRMAELVAGDAQQLDDAAVRLPSIDEADHADLDWCDGLALGSLTNYDCVSWQMKQWWDQQPIENWGQRDGKIGCAFSSAGAWGGGQEWTASMIHGRKEAHPLQQTYERFKDFGK
- a CDS encoding Gfo/Idh/MocA family protein, which codes for MSSSNKLNRRHFLQATSAAAATGVFVGSSSLSRGQDSPNERPVFATIGLRNQGWTITDKSTKFADFAAFADVDANVLGAINEKLEKKTGKKADGYKDYREVLDRDDIDAVMIAAPDHWHTKISVEAMLAGKDVYCEKPLTLTIDEGKLIEKIVKQTGRVFQVGTMQRTECDHRFLKAIALIRNGRIGEIKKVTCGINGATGSPVIPAIDVPEGLDWDRWLGPAPKVPYRALPEMRKGYGGGVPLFTNCHYAWRNWYEYSGGQMNDWGAHHVDIATWALGASDTGPSKITPVSYSLPVKYENGYPTVSDQYNSPTNFEIHVNMPGDIPLIITSEGDNGILFEGTKGRFFVNRGKLTGKPVEELESNPLPEDAVEEVYGGPVSENHTANFIAAMGARKQPISDVWSHNRMLETCHLANISIRLGRELNWDPTKREIIGDEQANAFLSRVNRKGYETRM
- a CDS encoding alpha-L-fucosidase — encoded protein: MRMMMFPCRARSFMAMGVHHDNFHCWDSAYQPWNSVRVGPKLDVVGVCEQTYHDRHFFPLHPQIRGAHNQCRNRTDSWTSCQTDACTELNGTGISDLSYMRVS